GATAAAATGCCTCCCGAAAGTAAAAAGACCGTTACCAATTTCCAAAAGCGTTGGGTACGCAATTTGGCAGCAAAATTGGTAATTTGCGAAGCAAGCAAGTAGGTGACGGTCAGTTGAATGGCGATGTAGGCGGGAAACTGGTAGCGAGCAATAATCGAACGCCTGCCTCCGGATAAAACATCGGTTCCTGCCATGGGGAGGGTGGTGGAAATAGCAAGGAACAATAACAGCAACCAGGTGTCGCGAGAGGTGTGGCGAACCAAATAATAACTAGCATACGCCAGCAGCAATCCCAACGGTACGATAAGATATACAACGGGATTGTCGGGGCGAAACATAACGTTAAATGGGTCTTCGTAGGCGAGTTCCAGGTCAAAGAAGGTCCGTATGAAGTTGGTAGCCCAATTTTTGAAAAGTACGGGAAATGTTAGTTCTTTAATGACCCACGCCCAACCTTTGTTAACTTGTAGTTGTCTTTCTAAAAAGACAAACAACCAGGGTAAAAACAATACGGTGGCGATCGCACTTGCTAAAAAATATCCCAATAAATTTTTATTTGCTTTGCTGCCTTGTTCTGGGGATATTTTGAAATTGAACCAAGGAGAAAGCCAATATTCGATCGAACGTATACCTTCCGTACCCAGTACGTAAAGACCGTAGGCAATGACCACAAAACCGGAAAACAAATGGGAATAAAAGGAAGCAGCTAGGGAGAAACTATACATTCCCCATCCCCATATAGTCTGCTTTCGCAGAGCGTACAAAAGTGCTGCACTGGATAAAATCGTGGTAACAATCCATAAAGGATACTCCCGCACTTCTTGAGCGTATAAAATATGAATAGGAGAAACCGCCAATAAAGCGATCGCGACCCATCCTGCCGCCGCCGAACCAAACAATTCCCAAGCCAGCCAATATATGGCAGGAAATGCAAATAAGCTCACCACCACGGAAAAACACCGCTGCCACCAAACGCTATCCCCCAACCATTCTTGCCACCAACGGGACATCACATAGTATAAAGGGGGATGGTGGGGAGCTTCTGTTTTCATCACATGCATCATATCATCCCAACCGCGATCGGGACTGAGACGTTGGAATTGTAAAATATCGTCTACAGTTAACAGTTCGCCGCCGTATAACTCCTCCACCATCTCTGCCATTTCATATCCCGCAATGCGATAGGAACTGTAGGCTTCGTCGCTCCAATATACCTTATCCTCTAGGTTGGCAAAGCGAAAGCAAATGCCGATTGCCAAGACTACAACGCATAGCAGGGGTAGCCAGTTCTGGGAATATTTTTGTTTGTGAATCCACTTGGATAGCATAACGGGATTTTTTGTTTGTAGGTGGTTACGCGGTCTAAAGATGGGACAATAAAACCGATAAAGACAGACCCAAGCATTTCACAGTACCAGATGGCGGTAGCATCTATGCCCAGCCTACGAAAATTTTTTACCGGTTCGGTTGCCAGTTTTTGGCATCCCCACAGCATTTTTTGGTTTAGCCTCACCATCACGTTGGCGGCTGTATACGCTTTGTTGGCGATGCAGGCGGCGTTTGACGGCGAGTATGTGGTTCAAGACGATGCCAGGCAGCATGTGTTCTGGATGCAGCGTTTTGTCGATCCGCAATTGTTTCCCAACGATCGTATTGCCGATTATTTTCAATCGGTTGCTCCCAAAGGATACGCTACGCTATACCGAGGAGCAAGTTGGCTGGGAATTTCGCCGCTATTGCTGCACAAATTGTTGCCGCTGGTGTTGGGGTTGCTGGCAACAGGATACGGATTTGGGGTATCCATGCAGATTTTGCCGGTTCCCTTTGCTGGGTTTGCGTCGATGTTGCTGCTGAATCAGTGTCTTTGGCTGCAGGATGGTATGGTGTCGGCGACGCCAAAGGCGTTTGTGTATCCTTTGTTTTTGGTGTTTTTGTATTACTGGCTGCGGCGGAATTTGTGGTTGATGGCAGCTGCGATCGCAGTTTTGGGGGGATTTTATCCCCAGTATGTTTTTATTGCGGATGGGGTGTTGGTGCTTTCGTTGCTCGGCTTTCGCAAGTTAGAATTTCGCTGGCTGGGCACCCGCGATCGCTATAGGTTGGTCGGGGTTGGCTTGTGGGTTTCGTTTCTGATTTTGCTTCCCTACGCGATCGCAACGTCGGAATTTGCCCCTACTGTGTCTTTGGAAACAGCAAAAACTATGCCGGAATTCCAACCCGAAGGGCGAACAGTCTTTTTCCATGATGACTTGGGACGGTTTTGGATGGTGGGTCGCGGTGGTTTGCGTTTGTCGTTAGAACCAATTTTGCTGTGTTTGGGGTTATTGCTGCCTTGGCTTTTGCAGTTACGCCATTGGTTTCCTTTAGGGAATCAAGTACAGAAAAATGTTCACTCACTAACGCACTTGCTGGTTTCTGGTTTGGGCATGTTTTTGATTGCCCATATGCTTTTGTTTGCCTTGCACCTTCCCAGTCGCTACACCCAGCATAGTTTTCGCATGGCAATTTCCTTAGCAGCCGGATGTGCTATGGTTTTGCTGTTAGATGGCATTTGGCAGTGGTTCTCCCAGCGGCAAAATCGATTTTTGGCAAGGGGGGGGCAGCTGAGTATTGTGGCTTTTTTGGTTGGTTATTTACTTTTGTATCCCCTAACGTTAGATAATTTTCCTTGGACGGGATATATTGTGGGACGATATCCTAAATTATACGAGTTTCTCCAACAAACACCGAAGGATACCTTGGTAGCTTCTGTTAGCGTGGAAGCCAACAATATTCCTACATTTGCACGTCGTTCCACGTTGGTTGCCAGCGAGTATGCCATTCCCTACCATTTGGGATACTACCAACCATTTCGCCAACGTACGGAAGATTTAATCCGTGCCCAGTATAGCCGCGATCGCGCTGTGGTGGAAAATTTTATTCAATCCTACGATATTGATTTCTGGCTGATAGACCGGGTGGCGTTTATCCCGGAATACGTTTCTAAAAACCGCTGGTTGCGTCAATACCAAGAGGCTAGCGAGACGGCTTTGACGTCGCTACAACAACCCACACCTCCCGTTTTAGCTAAGTGGGTGGTTCCCGAAATTCCTTTACCTAAAAGCGAAAGTGAATGTATTGCTTTTGAAAATCAAACGCTGGTCCTATTAAATACTAGCTGCTGGCTGGATCGATAGGCAATCATTTTGCATGTATTTTGTAGTGGCACGTCTATTTTAATTTGGTAGGTAAAGCGAGCGCTAAAGTTTATAAATTTAAAATCCATGCAGCCATTCTTCTGTCCACTATGTTGAAATCGATTTCTTGTTATTTTTTCTTTTTTAAAATAATAAATGCGATCGCATATTTTCTTTCTTTTTTCTGATAATTATTCCGAAAAATAGAATATTTTTTCTTTATATATAGACAACGCTGCCAGGATTTCCGTGTTTTTACGTAAAATTTATCCGTTGTTTTTCTAAGGCTTTAAAAATCCGTATTTTTACGGAAATTTTGTATCTATTCTTAACAGAGAAGGAAAAAACCATTCGTTGTAAATCCTTATGAGACGGGAATTTGGGGAAATTTTAAGAAAAGTGATTTTGGGATTCCGGAGAAAGAAAGGACAACTTGTATAGGTTGATAAATTGCGATCGCATTTTGCGTTTTGGGAGTTAATTTTCATTAAAAAATCAACGATATTCCCAAAAGAAGCTTGGTAGAAATATCGCATCTACCCGAAGCCAGCATCAGGAGTTTTCTATTTCTATATACATACGCGATCGCAGTTATTGGCAACTAGGAAACCACCGTTACAGCGAACTTCTCAAACGGTAAGAATCCGACAACCAATTGTATTGCTTGCAAAACATCCATAAGGGGTAAAAATATGGATTTTGACGCTATTCACGTATTAAACCCAGACGACAATACCTACACAACCGACGGTCAGAACGATTTGGTTGTGGCTTTGGGAGGTTCCGACATCGTCGCGGCTTTGGGAGGCAACGACTATCTGTTTGGTAACCAGGGAAACGATCTCCTCAGCGGCAATGGAGGAGAAGATATTCTGCGAGGCGGTCAGCAAGATGACTGGCTGCTAGGGGGAGATGGTAATGATGTGATGACCGGAGATTTAGATAACGACGTTGTTGCCGGCGGTAACGGTAACGATTTCATTTACGGCAATCAAGGCAACGACCAACTCTTCGGCAACAGCGGTCGAGATAACATCTATGGCGGTCAAAATAACGATTTGATTCGCGGTGGTCGCGATAGCGATCGCATTTTTGGCAATTTAGGAGATGATACCCTTAGCGGCGATTTAGGGAAAGACACTTTACAAGGAGGTTTGGGAAGCGATCGCTTTATTATTGGTGTAGATTTGGGGGGAATGTCTGTAGAAGAGGCAGATGTCATTAATGATTTTACCGATGGTGTGGATAGTATCGAAATCGCTGGCAATATCGACGCTGATGATATTGAAATTTCCCAAGGAACAGGAGAATACAGCGAAGATACGGTGATTCGCAGTCGCGGAAGTAGTGAATATTTTGCGGTTTTCAAAGGAATTGATAGTTCGGTTATTGATGGTGATGATTTTGTCAATCTCAGCAACGTAGACCCATCACCGACACCAGACCCATCACCGACACCAGACCCATCACCGACACCAGACCCATCACCGACACCAGACCCAGCTAGTTTAGCATTCGATACTGCTAACTATAGCGTTAGTGAAGATAGCGGCAATGCCACGGTTACTGTTACCCGAACTGGTGGTAGCGATATGGTGAAGTGAGTGTACATTACGCCACTAGCGACGATACGGCAACTGCTGGGTCGGATTACACCAGCCAAAGTGGAACTTTAACCTTTGCGGCTGGGGAAACTAGTAAAACCATTGAAATTCCCATTAGCGACGATAGCGATGCAGAAGGAAACGAAACCTTACAGCTAACGCTAACCAATGCGGTAATGCGAATTTGGGAAGTCAGGATACCACCTCTCTAACGATTTCGGATAATGATATTGCCACCGCCGTATCGGACTCTGCTAAGTTAGGCGGTTACAATGATGACATAGATTTAAGTAATGAATCTGAGGTAGCTGCCAGAGGAGGTCCTAGCGTTACTGTGGGAAATCGCTCGATTTATATCGGTTACGAACAAGTGACTAACCTCAATCAAAATCCAGTGATGGTCAGCTTTACCAACGGTACGCAAGATTGGGTGGTTGGCAGCGAATTGGAAGAAAGTAGTACCGATACGCGGGGATATGGCTTACTATGGGATGGCGGTGACAATCTCTATGCCGTCTTTAGTACAGATGGTACGCAAGGCAGTACCAATGAAGACTTCCGCGAGTTTGCTACTGATGGCTGGCTGACTAGCTACGGTCAAGGCGGTGGTGCCAAGGTTGCCATTATCGCCAAGATTGACCCAAATACTGGTATTCCCACGGATGCGACTTTCCTCTATGCCAAACTCAGTAATGGCAACAGCAATACCATGACGGTCACTGATTTGTCGCTAAATAGCAATGGCAATGTGGTGGTTCAGGCAGCATCCTACTTCTCACCTCTGCAGGTAGATAAAACCAGGATGGAAAATAATGGACCCGATACGAGTTCTCCCTTTGACTATACGATTGAGTTTACGCCAGATTTGAGTTCTGCTGTACGAGCAGAAGCACCCGGTTTTCAAGGAACTTGATAGAATTTTCATCAGTCAGCTAGATGGTTAAAATAAGGGCGACAAGCGATCGCCCTTATTTTCTTCTTGTAGTTACGGGATTTTACAGCAACCCCTCCACTGGTTGGCGAAAGGCAATGAGAGCGTATTTTTCCCGAAACGGTTTTATCTCTTCTATCAA
This window of the Geitlerinema sp. PCC 9228 genome carries:
- a CDS encoding glycosyltransferase family 39 protein; translated protein: MLSKWIHKQKYSQNWLPLLCVVVLAIGICFRFANLEDKVYWSDEAYSSYRIAGYEMAEMVEELYGGELLTVDDILQFQRLSPDRGWDDMMHVMKTEAPHHPPLYYVMSRWWQEWLGDSVWWQRCFSVVVSLFAFPAIYWLAWELFGSAAAGWVAIALLAVSPIHILYAQEVREYPLWIVTTILSSAALLYALRKQTIWGWGMYSFSLAASFYSHLFSGFVVIAYGLYVLGTEGIRSIEYWLSPWFNFKISPEQGSKANKNLLGYFLASAIATVLFLPWLFVFLERQLQVNKGWAWVIKELTFPVLFKNWATNFIRTFFDLELAYEDPFNVMFRPDNPVVYLIVPLGLLLAYASYYLVRHTSRDTWLLLLFLAISTTLPMAGTDVLSGGRRSIIARYQFPAYIAIQLTVTYLLASQITNFAAKLRTQRFWKLVTVFLLSGGILSGIAIAKAETWWTKYSDFHNISLAKAINQFEGALVLSDNQINRVLSLSHALDKDVRLKLVERPSRDFMEENGIPQDILLDIPPGETNVLLWETIPPFSPLRTAYEQYRNYYFEAVYQEEITFKRRTHQLWKLPSIFLK
- a CDS encoding Calx-beta domain-containing protein → MSVHYATSDDTATAGSDYTSQSGTLTFAAGETSKTIEIPISDDSDAEGNETLQLTLTNAVMRIWEVRIPPL
- a CDS encoding calcium-binding protein, yielding MDFDAIHVLNPDDNTYTTDGQNDLVVALGGSDIVAALGGNDYLFGNQGNDLLSGNGGEDILRGGQQDDWLLGGDGNDVMTGDLDNDVVAGGNGNDFIYGNQGNDQLFGNSGRDNIYGGQNNDLIRGGRDSDRIFGNLGDDTLSGDLGKDTLQGGLGSDRFIIGVDLGGMSVEEADVINDFTDGVDSIEIAGNIDADDIEISQGTGEYSEDTVIRSRGSSEYFAVFKGIDSSVIDGDDFVNLSNVDPSPTPDPSPTPDPSPTPDPSPTPDPASLAFDTANYSVSEDSGNATVTVTRTGGSDMVK